A window of the Deltaproteobacteria bacterium genome harbors these coding sequences:
- a CDS encoding rubrerythrin, which yields MELSEVVKAIHIAIGNEKGACKRYLKFAKNTKDEKGRVVLLNLAMDELGHLEKLEKQLHVMMEGKPWVLPVTEEAQRAVVETGEADVDLLNLDIDTLDDLKALEVALEYEILANKYYLRQAEKTEDEVLKKLFLSLAAEEEVHKKIIQAEIDSISDSGFWFDYQEFSVEME from the coding sequence ATGGAGCTATCGGAAGTGGTGAAGGCGATCCATATTGCTATCGGGAACGAGAAGGGGGCGTGCAAACGGTACCTTAAGTTTGCAAAAAATACGAAGGACGAAAAGGGCCGGGTCGTCCTGCTGAACCTGGCAATGGATGAGCTGGGGCACCTTGAAAAGCTGGAAAAGCAGCTTCACGTCATGATGGAGGGGAAGCCGTGGGTTCTTCCCGTTACCGAGGAGGCGCAGAGAGCGGTGGTGGAAACGGGAGAGGCTGACGTTGACCTCTTGAACCTCGACATCGATACGCTGGACGATCTCAAGGCGCTGGAGGTGGCCCTGGAGTATGAGATCCTTGCGAACAAGTATTACCTCCGGCAGGCGGAGAAAACGGAAGATGAAGTGCTGAAGAAGCTTTTTCTCTCCCTGGCTGCCGAGGAGGAGGTCCACAAGAAGATCATTCAGGCGGAGATCGATTCGATTTCTGATAGCGGCTTCTGGTTCGATTACCAGGAGTTTTCCGTCGAAATGGAGTAA
- a CDS encoding DUF502 domain-containing protein, whose protein sequence is MKRIREIFRKYFFAGLFSVIPIALSVFFILWFFRKIDALFSPVVYRILQLLLPGYERTPIPGTGFVLGIIAILLVGFLSKTFLISRFLDFIGTVLKKIPLAKSIYSTLKTLTEAFSPENMDSFREVVLVRYPRTDSYAVGFLTKKMLCGDDELIAVYVPTNNLYLGDVLFIKEEDMVRTRLSVEEGMRVVASGGTAAPDYIDGGGKKN, encoded by the coding sequence GTGAAAAGAATAAGGGAAATTTTCAGGAAGTATTTTTTTGCGGGATTGTTCTCCGTCATTCCTATCGCTCTTTCCGTTTTTTTCATCCTCTGGTTCTTCAGGAAAATTGACGCTCTTTTTTCACCCGTCGTGTACCGCATATTGCAGTTATTGCTGCCCGGTTACGAAAGGACCCCCATCCCGGGGACGGGTTTCGTGCTCGGCATCATCGCAATCCTTCTCGTCGGGTTCTTGAGCAAGACGTTCCTCATCAGCCGGTTTTTGGACTTCATAGGGACGGTGCTGAAGAAGATACCGCTGGCCAAGTCGATCTATTCGACCCTGAAAACCCTGACAGAGGCGTTTTCCCCCGAGAACATGGATTCCTTCCGGGAAGTGGTCCTCGTCAGGTATCCCCGCACAGACAGCTATGCCGTGGGATTCCTGACGAAGAAGATGCTGTGTGGGGATGACGAGCTCATCGCTGTTTACGTGCCCACGAACAACCTCTACCTGGGGGACGTGCTCTTCATCAAGGAAGAGGACATGGTCAGGACCCGCCTGTCTGTCGAGGAGGGGATGCGTGTCGTCGCGTCGGGAGGGACGGCGGCACCGGATTACATCGATGGCGGCGGGAAAAAGAATTAA
- a CDS encoding M48 family metalloprotease has translation MSGYNRIISAGFWLFLAVSACIVPLVFSGCAVNPVTGKTEFHLVSVTEEEEIELGRKSYVPIVQQEGGFYRDQRLEGYVQSVGDRLAKVSHRPGLPYTFRVLNSSVPNAFALPGGFIVINRGLLVGLSSEGELAGVLGHEIGHATARHSVAAYQRALGLNIALLGVAVAGGSNMTMQLSSIGAGLIQNGFSREQERESDYLGVDYMVKAGYDPRGAIDLQEYFYKQFERGKNTIWIEGLFRTHPFSEERLENVKRYSREKHPQSLDGKGYVVNEGVFIDRTERLREVQRAYDVYDEGVKLLNKKDRRGALEKFRRAMEMEPDQAPFHTKAGLVFLLDDDAGAAIEYLEKAVQIDPELAESRVYLGISYHEVGKCGQAVVHLEKSMESMPTKTAAKYLGKCYRKMGDSEKAAKYEGLAR, from the coding sequence ATGAGTGGATACAACAGGATCATTTCGGCAGGTTTCTGGCTTTTCCTCGCGGTAAGTGCCTGCATCGTGCCGCTTGTTTTTTCGGGCTGCGCGGTAAACCCGGTGACGGGGAAAACGGAGTTTCACCTCGTCAGTGTTACGGAAGAGGAGGAGATCGAGCTGGGGAGAAAATCCTACGTTCCCATCGTCCAGCAGGAGGGCGGGTTTTACCGGGACCAACGGCTGGAGGGGTACGTGCAGTCTGTTGGCGACAGGCTGGCGAAGGTGTCCCACAGGCCCGGACTTCCCTACACCTTCCGGGTCCTCAATTCCTCCGTGCCGAATGCTTTTGCGCTTCCGGGAGGATTTATCGTCATCAACAGGGGGCTCCTCGTCGGCCTCTCCTCCGAGGGTGAGCTCGCTGGCGTCCTGGGCCACGAGATCGGGCATGCGACGGCGAGGCACTCCGTCGCCGCATACCAGAGGGCCCTCGGGCTCAACATCGCGCTGCTGGGTGTTGCCGTTGCCGGCGGTTCGAACATGACCATGCAGCTCTCCTCCATCGGGGCCGGCCTCATCCAGAACGGGTTTTCCCGGGAGCAGGAGAGGGAGTCGGACTACCTCGGCGTCGACTACATGGTAAAGGCGGGCTACGACCCGAGGGGTGCCATCGATCTCCAGGAGTATTTTTACAAGCAGTTCGAGCGGGGGAAAAACACTATCTGGATAGAGGGGCTTTTCCGTACCCACCCTTTCTCCGAGGAGCGGCTGGAAAATGTGAAGCGATACAGCAGGGAAAAGCACCCGCAGTCCCTCGACGGGAAGGGGTATGTTGTCAACGAGGGGGTATTCATCGACAGAACGGAACGGCTGAGAGAGGTCCAGCGGGCTTACGATGTCTATGATGAGGGGGTAAAACTCCTGAACAAGAAAGACAGACGGGGGGCGCTGGAAAAATTTCGCCGGGCAATGGAGATGGAGCCGGACCAGGCGCCGTTTCACACCAAAGCGGGCCTCGTCTTTCTCCTTGACGATGATGCTGGCGCCGCAATAGAGTATCTCGAAAAAGCGGTGCAGATCGACCCCGAGCTTGCGGAGTCACGGGTTTATCTCGGAATATCCTATCACGAGGTGGGAAAGTGTGGTCAGGCGGTTGTCCACCTCGAAAAGAGCATGGAGAGCATGCCGACGAAAACCGCGGCGAAGTACCTTGGAAAGTGCTACAGAAAAATGGGGGATTCCGAGAAAGCGGCAAAGTACGAGGGGTTAGCCAGATAA
- a CDS encoding transcription elongation factor GreA, with translation MFDLEAIVEKLKAEAEELEYELKVELPREIGAAIEQGDISENAEYESAKERQSTLIGRLDQLNRRIEDLSKINMSEIPRDRVSLGSTVEVTDIDTGEKKRYVLVPPEAMDSNPHYISIMSPIARNLVGAFPGDEVFVEVPKGEREYRVERVITYFGDVLE, from the coding sequence ATGTTCGATCTGGAAGCAATAGTAGAGAAACTGAAGGCTGAGGCCGAAGAGCTGGAATACGAGCTGAAGGTGGAGCTGCCCCGCGAGATAGGCGCTGCCATCGAGCAGGGCGACATCTCGGAAAATGCCGAGTATGAGTCCGCCAAGGAGAGGCAGTCGACCCTCATCGGCCGGCTCGACCAGTTGAACAGGCGGATAGAGGATCTGTCGAAGATCAACATGAGCGAGATCCCCCGGGACAGGGTAAGCCTGGGCTCGACGGTTGAGGTGACGGACATCGACACGGGGGAAAAAAAGAGGTACGTCCTGGTGCCTCCCGAAGCCATGGACAGCAACCCCCACTATATTTCCATCATGTCCCCCATCGCCCGGAACCTCGTGGGAGCATTTCCCGGCGATGAGGTATTTGTGGAGGTCCCGAAAGGAGAACGGGAATACAGGGTCGAGAGGGTAATCACCTATTTTGGCGATGTCCTCGAATGA